A section of the Rhipicephalus sanguineus isolate Rsan-2018 chromosome 11, BIME_Rsan_1.4, whole genome shotgun sequence genome encodes:
- the LOC119373627 gene encoding uncharacterized protein LOC119373627 codes for MCRAELKAGCKISQLHACGEDYLVYSNTTYLPEPEEDQFRANCELYAKQIACTIEFSESCLDNVPRAVALVAMEAAGDDFEAACTEGNERHDMYKNSIKCMNSAGVGLNKCFGVLRDGLGESIDAPGGRTIHYACCAYHNSLECVERALDDCDPNSPAKEYVANVMERIFGQVLSLVCGPYTRGSADCHALPKLPPTPGPKKTNLIELAVEISDSFRNKKKKN; via the exons ATGTGTCGGGCCGAGCTGAAGGCCGGCTGCAAGATATCCCAGCTACACGCCTGCGGCGAAGACTACCTGGTGTACAGTAACACCACGTACCTGCCGGAGCCCGAGGAGGACCAGTTCCGGGCGAATTGCGA ATTGTACGCCAAGCAGATAGCCTGCACAATCGAGTTCTCGGAGAGCTGCCTGGACAATGTGCCCCGCGCCGTGGcgttggttgccatggaagccgcGGGCGACGACTTCGAGGCCGCCTGCACAGAAGGCAACGAACGACACGACA TGTACAAAAACAGCATCAAGTGCATGAACTCGGCTGGTGTCGGGCTCAACAAATGCTTCGGAGTTCTACGTGACGGCTTGGGTGAGAGCATTGACGCACCAGGGGGAAGGACCATTCACTACGCTTGCTG CGCATACCATAACTCGCTGGAGTGCGTGGAGCGGGCCCTGGACGACTGCGATCCGAACTCTCCGGCCAAGGAGTACGTGGCCAACGTGATGGAGCGCATCTTCGGCCAAGTGCTAAGCCTCGTGTGTGGACCGTACACCCGGGGTTCTGCCGATTGCCACGCCCTGCCCAAACTGCCGCCTACACCTGGACCGAAGAAGACTAACCTCATCGAGCTGGCCGTTGAGATATCGGACTCATtccgaaacaaaaagaaaaagaactaa